The Balearica regulorum gibbericeps isolate bBalReg1 chromosome 5, bBalReg1.pri, whole genome shotgun sequence genomic interval GAAAATAGACTTCACTTCCTATTTGCCAGTAGATTGGAAAATGgttcatttgtatttaaataccTATCCCTTATACTgcttttttcaaaagacaaagagGAAATATTAAGTAGCTCTGCCTTTGAGCTGATCTTATCCCTCTTCCAGACAGTAACCTTCACAGATGACCTTTGTTTTCAAGAAGTCTTAAGATAATTTCTACAAGCAGTTGGGTATGctaaaaatactacttttgtGGAAATCTGCTTGTACCAGTACAGCTTAGTTTTgaacaatttaaatttaaacataaatttaaGATCTCAGCTCTCCAAAACTCCTTCTCTTACTGTCTAATACCTTTTAAGTTACATGTTTAACATACAGATTTCAGAACACTGAATAAGATACTCAGTGGCTTCCACATGATTTATGCAGCAAACAGCAAAGTTAGATTCTGATAGATGggagttttttttgtttattggaGGAGGGTTAGTTGGTCATTGTTTTGGTTGTGGAGTTTCTTTGCTGTGCACCTGTTAAGAGTGTGTGTGTTCACCTTAAAGCACATTAGCAAAAATACCTGATATCTAAGGCCAGGGCTTATAAGAGCAGATGTCACAAACCAGTATTGGTATTATATGCCCTTTAATTAGAACAAGGCTACAAcactggggggtggggggggaagcctGGGTTGGAACCAGGAGAGCTGTAAAGCTCATGTTATGGAATTCATAGTGCAGTATTATGCATGGGCGTCCTCTTCTAGAGCTCATGTTTTACACTAGTTTCCTCCACTCTACCAGCAGAATAAAGGATTGTTAATACTCTGAAAACAAGCTCAGTTGTAAGAAATTGATCCACAAGGCCTGCTAGCACCATTCTActggtatttaattttttccagtcatTAAAGGATAGCCAATTACCATACAGGaatagttttgcattttctttatacAGTGGAAGGTTTATTTATGGATTGATAAATACAATATCCAGTCTCACTGGGACAATAAGGCACAACTGTAGGTTACAACTATATAGCCAGAAAAGAGCAACACCGACTTTTTTTAAGCAGATCACAAAGCCTAcaaacactctttttttttgttacttttcaaTCTTTAAACATTGTTACATTCCTATTTTACATGACACGGTCATAAAACTTTAGTGTTTCTTTCTCATACAGAATAGaggtttttaatttacatttctttctggaaTTGTGCTGCACTCTGCAAGACAATGAAGTGCAAGATTTCACTTTGCAATTCCTTAATTTAAAACACATCAAAAATCCTTCAGAGACTTGCATGTTATTGTTTAACACAAGTGATGATTAAAGGaactgagaaaaaaggaaatgcacaTTTGAGAGTAGTTTGAGACTGGTAAGTATTTATAGAAATGTTAACACATGACATAAAGAAGCAGTTATAACACTGATTCTTCAATAAAGAAGCTCccagggttttttggttttactgGAAGGACCTCCCAGGCTGTAGGATGCTCCAGCTGAACTAGATGAGATCATTTGCCAATCTAGCCACAGAAAATTATGTTACTATTGAACCTTCAGTGATTttgatttcttaaatttatCAGCATTATATTAATGGAATTAATCATCTTACATTTGCAAAGGGATTTGCACAGAAAtatgttctgaaatatttgggATAATCTGTGCTTCTCCAAATTATATTCTTATGCCAGAGCTTTCATAAATACAGCTTCCACCCTCAACACAAATCTAACAGACCAGGACTTCCATACTGGAAAATGTGAATAATTACTGATTATCCAGGCCACTAtgactgagaaaataaaaataaaaatcagtactTTCATGACACTATTACCAGGGGGCAGTGACAGAACTGCAAATCCAGATTTTGGCATGACTAGTTTTCTTGCATTATGTACACTGGTAAACAAGTTTACACTTTCAGAGGCAAAACCACCCCAATGAGATGAGGTATCCTAGAGCAAAGCAAACTGGAGAGGGCACTTCATGGTCCACTGGCTGTCAAGCCTGCAAGCTACtcagtggaaagaaacaagTTTCTGCATCTGCTACTGGAACAATTTAAGTGACTTAGTGCAgaattcctcttccttttgaGGACACTGCAGCCCATCTCCACCACAGATTCTCCTATTGTCCCTGTGAATTCATCccacaaagaataaaaactgtTCACAGTACTTTAAAGTACTGTAGGCTATCATCATGCATTCAGTGTTAGTTGTACAATGAAGCCATAGAAATTGAGAAGTCCTCAAGTAAAAGGCAGATTTGGAAGCAGCCAAGAAACAAATCTGCATGTAAAAAGcgaaatgggaaagaaaaaaaaaaaaggcagctgtaATGTGGTGTTGCTACTGGAAGCAAAAGTGAATCACTGCACCTAGTATTTGAGTAGATGCTTTTCTCCAAAGTGTTTCAGAGGGCGCTTCTGTGGCATGTTCCCGTTTTTCCATTCTCAAATTCAGAGCTCAGAAGAATCAGTTTGTAGATTAAACAGCAGTACGTATGGAGAGACATTTTTGCTGAAAcagcagtgcagaaggagaCAAGggagaaagggtaaaaaaaatggaaggaaaagatttttaaaaaaattgctcctTTCCAAGTTGCATGGCAGCCATTTCCCTTTGTTCCTGATGTACAGGGAATGTTCACATTGGTAGAACAAATCAGAGAGGGGTTGGAGATGTATTGTATATGCACCAGTAGCAATGCTCTGGGGGAAGGTGCtaaggagaaaatgaagttcTATTCATTATACAGTAGGGGTACAAAGGAATAGGTTCTCCATCCATCAGTGAAGAAAGCGAATGCTCATTTTCTGCTCTACATCCACCTTCTCCAAAACCTGcaataaaattcagaaacagcTACTTAAGTTACTGTACATACTTCTCTCCTACAATGTTTCTTACGCTAGTACAGAGGAAGTGGGCAGGAACATGAGATGTCTTCAGTTTGGCATGCTGGTCTTTCATCTATAGActgctatttttcattctggaCTAAGGTCCTTCCAAGGAAAGAAACTTCAGCCATTAAAGCTGGAAGAAGGCTGTCAATCAAAACATAACTAATGCAGTTTCAGTCTGCCAAGAGCCCAGAAAGGCTTGGATTCCCAAAATTAGATTGTGTGGGAATGTACAGCCAGGAAACAGAAGGGAGAACCAAGTATAGGAAGGGACATGAACAGTCACTGAAGAGCTAAAATGAAGACCACAACATCACTAACACATCATTGTAACACTGGGGTGGCAACTTCACTCACTGAATTGCTATTAACACTGAGGTACAAAGACAGTGTGCTCAGCCTGTTTCATGCAGTAGACTTTAGGGTTCCAAGATCAGAATAATTAACATTTGAAGAGACGTCTGGAGGTCTTTAGTCCAACTCCCTCAATTCCTGCTTACAGCAGGGCCAGCTAGATCAGGGCCATGTCCAGTTAAATTTTAAGTATCTCCAAGGAAGGAGGTTCTACCATCTTCAGCACCTATGATCATCCTCATGGTAAAAAGTTTTCCTTATAGCTAACCAGAATTTCCCATGTTGCAACTTGtttctgttgcctcttgtcctgtcttTGTCCACCTCCAAGACGAGCCTGGCTCCTCTCATCAATACCATCTCATTATGTAGTTGAAATTCTTCTGCTATAGGACAGCTTTCTCCACTGATTATATAATGGCTCTTTACTATTCCCTATTTCTGACTAACAAAAAGATGTTATTCAAAGGACTAGAGCTAGGAACTTGAATACTGGTATTAGTTGTGTGGCTAATGTGTAAAAATCTACAAGTGAAAACTGATCAGCACAATTACAGCAGAAGAATTACTCTGTTGTAACTGTGCTAGTCAGACTACTTGTGTAGAAAGAAGTGgttgcaagagaaaaaagtgaaaattctgCAGTATATTCAGTGCTCTAGCTTATGTAAGAGTATGAAGAAACATATGGACTAATTATTAGTACCAtgacagtataaaaaaaaaaagttctgataaggaaagaaaaagagctagCTTTGCCCAAATACAGGCAGGCCTATTTGAACGACTTCCTCTCTGTTTCCATTTGCATTTAAGTCTGAATGACTTGCCCATTACTGAGCAGTTTCATCTAGTTGTTAAAAATGTAGTTTACCAACCTTTACAAACTCTGCAAAGGAGATGGCACTATCTCCATCTTGATCAGCTTCCTGGATTGTCCTGTCAGCAATGCTGCCCAGCTGCTCATCTGAAATGTTTACACCAACCATCATCCGTAATACCTGTAACATACAGAAGTccctagattttatttttttttaaataagaaaacaaaataaccatTATCAATATAAGAACAGAAGTATTCTTAGTGCTGTTTCTCTCATCTATACTGTCAAAATAACACCATACAACAACAACCCTGGAGGATTTCCATGGAAGTAATTTCTAGACAGACTTCTGTTTGTACATCAAGGCTTTCAGGAAAGACAGCTTCCTTTTGCAGCCACCTTTGACAAAGAATCTTGCTTTTCCACTAGGCAGCAGGAAGTGGTAGAAGTACGAGAAAGCTTTTGGAACTAGGAATGAGTAATTTTTGTTCcaatgctttctatttttttccccacaaaactTACCAACATTTGATTGAATATCTGCTGTCTGAGATAGTTGCCTACAGGAATCTTGTAAGTATATGGTCAAATGATAACTGCCATTACTCTACAGTTAGTAAAGCATTTTCTGTGCAGATAGAAGAGGGCAGTTTCGGTCAAAAGCAAATCCTTGTCCTACATCAGGAACCACAAATTGCCATGTCTACTTCACAGGATTAGTAGTATGTAATTACTCCTAGCTCAAGCCTAGTTCCATATATATGCAGCACTGATGAACTTTGATTACCTTTGCTGCAATTTCAAGAAGTTTTGCTCTGTTGAGAGGATGCACAGAGGATCAAACAACCTAATCCACCTCATGGCTTGTCCCTGTGAAGTCCTGTTAAAAGCACCTTTGAAAGTTACAGAAGGTAGTTCTTAAGGGGCTTAGTGTATTTCTTGGATATTTAGGTATAATTTCCAATAAGATCTGCTTAGCGTAACACTCTGCTTTAAATCTGAATCTAGCATTCCCAGTCTGATAGGACAGCCTGGGCTATCAAATCAGATTAAAGTCTCATACCATATCTAAAGCTTTAAACCAGAGAAGCAATTAGCCACCAAATTCCTTCAGGAGTTCTTTTGAGAAGACTGTTGTAACTCCTGTCTTCATTCTAAATGGGTGTGAAGTCAGAGAAGGTCACAAAGGAGTCATTCAAAGCAACCCTGTGCTATTTACCTGAAGAAGCTCATCTCTGGAAATCTTGTCATCTTTATCTAGATCATATAGCCGAAAAGCAactacaaggaagaaaagaatgagcAGTTTAATTCAAgtgtcattatttttcttcataacaaTATATgtatctaataaaaaaaatagtaagtattcataaatcattttaaagagaattagCTTAGAATTTTAATTCACCATAGACTTCATGTTCCATTCCATAATAGTGTTATTACTGCATACAGGAATAACATTATTgcccagaaatgaaaaaaatcttaactacTCAGTATGAGTAATTTCAGAGGCACTCTGCTTGCAGAGGTATTTCTTCAAAAGCCTGAGTCATAGAAGTGTAATTACCACTAAGATACATTCAATCCTTTAACTTCTGAGCCAACCATTTTTGACATTACGCATTCACTCTGACTATATTCTGGATGAGATATGACAGAAGTTTTAAGTGCTCTGAGGAGTGTTGCCAACTTAGATTAGCAAGCAAGAGCATTCCGCTCTTGTGGGCAGATGTCCAAATACTCAAGAAAGTACTCAGCTGAAGGTGAGAAAAAAGCACTATATTGTATGAAAGactggagaaagaagcagaaaagctcaTTCATGTACAGGATGTAGTTTCTAAATCTGAAATAACTTTGGATGTAAACAATTTTGAAACAGTCCTGTTGAGACATTTGGAAAAGCATATACATTATTCAAGATTCAAACAATTCCACCGAATTCTAATACAGAATGGGTCAATCATTGACATTCTGAACAGGTAAGCTTGcaagttaatttaaaaaggtCAGGTATTAGGAGGATATCATTCCACAGGGAATGACTGTACAGAAGACCCCAAGCCCCTTCACTTCcttcccagaaaaacaaaaaaagaaaaagaaggttcACATTACTTACAGTGGAGCTTGTTACTTCGGCTGTTCAGTGGTTCTGGTCCATTCTGGTCTTTGCTCTTTTCATTATCTTCTATGGGTCGGAAGTGGGCTAGTGTCCTCATGAATCCACGGAAATTCACCTGGTCCTCTCTGCACAAGCATTTCAGCAGGTCAGTTTTAGCATAGCTTATACAGgttctttatttcagtaaagaaaGGTATGAAAGTCTAAAGCATCAAGACCACACAGACTCCactcccacctccccagcagagTTTGGCCACCTATGCTCAAACCCAGCTCTGATACAGCGCAGTTGCAACCTGGGATCATGCTGTTGTGAAGTATgatgtgtttaaaacaaaaaaaaaaacaaaaaacccgtGAGAAGTCTTGTTGAGGGCTCCCCTCCCCTTGCCTGCAAGCTCTATTTAAACTCAAGCCCTCATCCTCGGCCCTTGCCTGAGCTGTCCTGCAGCTATGCCTGAGTGTGGCAATGTATCTTGCTAATCTGAACACCGATTCCCTGGATTGACCCAAGGGATTGACCACTGTCAACTTGTCTGGCAACCACTGGACTGTTGGCTGATGTGAGAACAGTCACTGGACCTGCCCTGGTTTTCTTGTTCAGGTGCTGTGCCCTTTGTTAGCAAGTATATCGCCCCTGCCAGCTTTGCTGTCACCCTTCGCTCACTGCTCTCTGACAAACAGCTCTCTTCTCTAGAGGTTCTGCGGGAACCAGCTACGTAAGTGCTTTCCAGGACTCCTGCTTTCTAGTCAGGAAACCCTGCCTGGTATTAGCTGATATTACAACTTGATTAGACAATCCGATCTTCATCAATCAGTAATGACAAATTTGTTCAAGGACAGGAGCAGATTCTATAGAACAATCTAGAGAGGTATAATGAAGAGACAGTACTGCAAATAGTCTCTTTGGATTTATGTTAGAAGTGCCACAAGCTATGTCTTAAATGcgatcaaaaaataaaatcgaCCAACCATACAAAAAAGCTGATCTAATAACAAAGGTACACTGAGAGGCTACAAGGTGAAAAACAAGACTGAATTAGTTAATTGCCATACTACTTAGCATAAAATAGTATTGCTATAAGTTTGCTTTAAGAACCAAAGTCCATACATGCCCTTGACTTTCTTTAGGAGTGTTCAACAGCATAGCAAGAAGAGTAGAAAACTGTGACATGAAGCCTGAGTTTGTCAGTGAACAAAGCACACAAAACTTTAAGGTTGTGAAGTATTTCTcattacagaatgaaaatatgCTGAGGAAACAATGTACCCACGCACAATTCATGACAATTTTGAGGTGTTCAATTATTAGTAAATTCAAATTCTGTGCTTTTATTATCAGCATTTCACTTGTATCAGAACTGCTGACAAACCAAATTTTGTGCCTACTTACAAATTCAGTCCATTGGAACTCACCCTTCTGGAAAGAAGGCATTGATAATTCTGTCTCCCAGTGGATTGATGGCAAGCTCTGGAATCCGCTGGAAGTCTTCACGGCTAAGTAAAGCAAGAACACAAGAAGTCTACATAAAGTTGAagttagaggagaaaaagttgCTTAAAAAAGAATTCACAGTAAATCATCTGTTGGGTTCTATTTCTGCAGCAAGATACTTggtggtttttaaaatgtaactctTCAAATCATGTTTGCACTATGACTAATggcacaaagcaaagcaaaagacaatGCCAAGCCTGTATTACATTTTAGACTAGCAGTGTTCATTTATCATGTTAACAGCACTTCTCAGATGCTAACATTGTTTGTGCTAGAAACCTTCCTGTAAGAATACTGACCAGTTTGCAatttaaggaaaggaaagcttCTGAATTCactttgaaggaaaatatgGCTTCAAAAcgaaaactttttttaaaataaatatttatattcctaCTGAATCATTTGAGTTGGCATGATTTTTACAGACTACCCCATTCCAGATTCTGGGACAATATACTCCTCCAAACATATCATAGGTGATCTGCATATTCcaagagaatttttttgttgtttatgcAACTTTATACATTATTATAAATGCCAAATTTCAGATTCTTTTAGCTTCAATCAAGCAACACTCCTATTTTAAAGTAGGACATTTAGGCTTTGACAGGGGCTTGCATGCCAAATGTAACTTCACCAGTACACTGGAAATACTCACTGCTCTTGCCAGCCATTCCCCTTTCTGCTCACAGTTAACATGTACACAGTATAGCATAAGCATAGCTATGCTTACATTGTTATAGATTTTTATGATCTGGAAGGCATCATGAGCTGTACTGATCTAAACGTATCTTAGATCAGTATGACAGGAACACAGGGTTCATTCTATTTTTAGAGTTGCACtgataaatttttcttttctttcaaccTAATAAAATGTCACTGACAGGAAAGAGGGATAATCTTGGTGTGACCCAGGCAGACACCTTAGTGAATACTTCAGTgaacaggtttggttttgggtatttctggtgggttttttcttttgtccccTCCCTGACAACAACAGAGCACAGCAATTTATCAGCTAGTAAAAGATGTACTCCATAATCATTCAGGTTTTAAATTGCAAAGATAACACCAATAGGGTAAGACTGTAAAAAATCTATTCTGTCTGGATGTAGAACTTGACACTTCCTGCCCAGTCTCCAGAAATACTGGCAATTCTCTTCAAGTCAAATGCAGTCCTGCTGGTTTTGAAGTTTGGGTCAAAGTCTCAAACTTGGTTACTAAATGTTTGCTACTTTTGAATACTACGCTCACTAAATGAATAAGCAACAAGGTTTAATTCATGATGTCATTACACCAAATAACTGGCAGACTAAAGTAAAATAATCTCAGTCTGTGTTAAGTATACTGGCCTTTTATAATATTGTGATCTTAAAGAAAGGGGTAAAAGGAATTGGTTAACTTTATTACTAGTCTAGGGGAAAGGAACAGAAGCAAGACATTCTAGTTTTAAGTGCATTCTAAAAGCACTCCTTGCACCCAGTCACACCACAGCACTGTTAAGAGTCCCAGTTAAAATATATCTGTTACAACATGGTTAAACTGTTCGACCTTCTCATAGAGTGACCTGACCAGATTTTAAGCTATCCCAGCAAacttctgctctgagcaggtCTGAGTTATTTTTAACAGGCAAAGTTAACAACTGTATAACATGATCAACTTGTTACCAGACCCTTCAGGACTGCTGCATTTTAAGCTATAGCTGAAGGGCAAAGTATGCATTAGTGATTTAGGCAGGAGATGCAGTGATGTGGAAAACCTGTCCTAGTAACAGCATTTTAACAATAGGACTCCAGTGTCAAGGCTAACATTTACAAGACAAAAGCAGCAACTACCCTCCCTTCTGTTTAGAGCAAAATCCTAACGCTTCATAATTTTCTTGCGTATCACTATTTCTTAGTATTGAAGCTGAATTTACACTTGTCATTTCAGTCTCCAGTTGTTCTGCTTTCTAACAGGAGATTAACAATTAACCACTAATAACTCCCCAGGTTTCAAATCTATTTGTCCTGTCATTATCAGCATCGCAGTAGACCATTTTTGCTTATTAAGAGCACATTACTAAGTGAATGTTATAACTGAAATAGCTGTAACAGCCATAAAAGTAAATGAATGCATGAGGTAAGTTATTCTCTACTTTATAAACTAAGGCTTCCTGCAGTTGCTAGGGTCCAAATTCACCTGGCTGAGGCTGGAGCTTACAGGAAATCTGATGCCCTCTACTTCTTCTGTATTCATGTGCCATAGCAACAAGGTTCTTCTAACATATTGTTCCAGGAAGCTGGCTTCTATTAAATTCCTGCTTAAACATAACATGCAAAGCAACCTTTAACTGCATGTTATCATGCAGGCCAAACATTTAATATATATGCCAGTGCATTCACACTTAGACATACTCAGAATGTACGAATTTCCTACTGCAAAGTAAGACAACATTTCTAAGCATGAGTATATCCTCCAAGGCACATAGCAGATCCCTACCGCAAAGGCGGTTCTGGCTTACCCAAAGGCTGCAAGAAACCTACTagatcctttttcttcttctattatTTCTGGTTGTTCATTGTTCTTTTGCTTCTAGATAGTAACAGAGTACTGTTCCCTCAACAGGTATGAGGAGGGTAGGGCTATCTAGAGCTGAGGGAAAGTAaaacaatggaaagaaaaagcatacatgaaacagaagtggcagaggaaaagaaaaatgtctacAGCATATAGGTAACaagaaattacttgaaaaaagGGAACTAACTGAAAGAAGTAAGGCGTATCATGCAAGATGGTCAAACAGATTTAACAGGTTACTATTGAAGAGGTTTCATTGTTCCCTCCCTTACTAACATTAGCTTTGACATTCATCAAACCTTTTGGTGGCCTAATATATCTCACTAACCCCCAAAAAAGCTCCccaccttcttcctctccatcctccccatTATCATTCTGTTGAATTAGCAATTTGAAGCAGTTAACTTCAAAAATCTAACAGCACTATGGCTGACAGAGGTGCTGGGAGCCTGGAGAAATGACAGGGAAAGAGGATGGACATTCTCTTCTTTCGTGGCTGTCAGCCATCTCATCTAACTTCATCCTTACACAAGCTctacacaaattttaaaagttgcttaACTATCAGAGGAGTAATTGGTTTATAAATATTAGGCCAAGAAGTACACTAAAAGTAAAGGTGATAATTATATGAGCGATGGGGGGGAGAGAAGCAGTATGAATAAAGCATGGTCAAGGATGGAAGTATAGACTATTCTAGTACCCTGTAATTTTTTGATCTAACCCATACCCTGCCTGTCTTGTCTGTTTTACATAAAGCTAAAaatcctttgcattttcttaagCAAAGGTAAAGAATTCCATGCTAAGAGAGctagcttttttgttttactctgACATCTTGCAATATCAGTTTGAACTGGTAAGAACAAGCCTTACACGTTTCCGGACTGAGATGATTCAATTCTCTGACAAAGATCAAGAGATAGCCCAACTAGCTCTTGGTACCCTTCTCTCAGGACCAGAGGCTTTCTGAAGTTCTCCAGGAGACACCATCTTGTGAACAGCTTTCGTAACCATGAGATATGCATAAACAGCTCAGTGTGTCTATTCTCCTCGTGTATCAGCTTTCAGAGTACTtgccctcccttccttctcccacagTCCCCAAGCTACACCAATTGctgtacagtaaaaaaaatacttctgaagtgCTTAACCTGTCATTTCCCCAGTGCAGAAGAAACTACCATAAGTGGGAGGCTCCATGCAAAAGTTACATGCAAAAGTAGCAGTTTAAGCAAGTATCTCCTTTTTATAGTTCTATATGTGTCTGTCTAGAGCTACTTGCTACTAGATAAATTTTGGAACAGATGTACACCACACAAAAGTACACTTCAGTACCAGCCCAACAAGGAGACTCACTGAAGCAAGCACATACTTATCCTGGTCATATGCTTCAACTTCCTCATCTtagaaatcaaaatgtaaagaaaacatgcaCACTGGTTTCATCCTGACCTATAGTTAGGATGTAGGCAGAACAAGTATGTTTCAGATTTCACAATATAGATGGAGCTATGGACATCCAAGGGTATCAACCTTTTGTTCTGGCAACTTACCATGTCACAATATTGAAATCAAAGGTGACAAAAGAATATTCAAAGGAACAGTTTTGTCCTGGCTTTTACAACCTGGTTTCATTCAGATGGTGCAAGTCTGAGGGAGCTTAGTCATTTTGTTTAGGAAAACTGAagctaaggaaaaatataacatttttctacacttttaaagaatttataaGAGTTGATCAGTAACCATGACTGTAGTCATTTAAAGGAtaaggaggagagggggggaaaaaaaagccaaaacaaagcaTATGAAGTTTCGTCTCCAATAGCCTTCTCTTAAGTCTCATTTATGTAACTCTAAAAAGAAAGTGTCTTGAAACTGCACATGGGTACACTGGATAGAAACGTTTGGCTaggaaacatttcagcttttgaTTATAGTTTCAGAATGAACTACCTGGCTTCTCTAACCACCAAGATTAATCATCATCTACCAGATCTGCTGTACAAAGTGCTCTTTACCTTGCCCATTTTTAATACATAGATAAGGACAGCAcagctcttcccctccttcagAAGTGTGGTACacatttaaagatttatttcatgCCATAAAGAACTGCCTAACATTTCTATTCCTGATCATTGTCACATTAGTCATTTCTGTCGTGTCTGATCTGTAAGTCAAAGGTGTAAGTCATCCTCACGGAAACAATCATTATTGCTCAcaggaaacaaacagaagacaTGCCTTCTAAACTGTTTGGCAGTAGTAACCAAGTGATAGCTTCATCTTGCTAGTCTCATAGTAGCAAGTTCTCTTTgatcagtatttcagaaa includes:
- the CHP1 gene encoding calcineurin B homologous protein 1 isoform X4 translates to MGSRASTLLRDEEIEEIKKETGFSHSQITRLYSRFTSLDKGENGTLSREDFQRIPELAINPLGDRIINAFFPEGEDQVNFRGFMRTLAHFRPIEDNEKSKDQNGPEPLNSRSNKLHFAFRLYDLDKDDKISRDELLQVLRMMVGVNISDEQLGSIADRTIQEADQDGDSAISFAEFVKVLEKVDVEQKMSIRFLH
- the CHP1 gene encoding calcineurin B homologous protein 1 isoform X1; the encoded protein is MVSLGCFLLPPAPSSNYKKQMRGPRCCLSAFCCKLLESHWNVTVFKLFSSHPLFPFFEAVYLRINNKLVPISELRRRNILVVTVSHSQITRLYSRFTSLDKGENGTLSREDFQRIPELAINPLGDRIINAFFPEGEDQVNFRGFMRTLAHFRPIEDNEKSKDQNGPEPLNSRSNKLHFAFRLYDLDKDDKISRDELLQVLRMMVGVNISDEQLGSIADRTIQEADQDGDSAISFAEFVKVLEKVDVEQKMSIRFLH
- the CHP1 gene encoding calcineurin B homologous protein 1 isoform X5, with product MLLVCILLQAFGKPLEFSHSQITRLYSRFTSLDKGENGTLSREDFQRIPELAINPLGDRIINAFFPEGEDQVNFRGFMRTLAHFRPIEDNEKSKDQNGPEPLNSRSNKLHFAFRLYDLDKDDKISRDELLQVLRMMVGVNISDEQLGSIADRTIQEADQDGDSAISFAEFVKVLEKVDVEQKMSIRFLH
- the CHP1 gene encoding calcineurin B homologous protein 1 isoform X3 — translated: MRGPRCCLSAFCCKLLESHWNVTVFKLFSSHPLFPFFEAVYLRINNKLVPISELRRRNILVVTVSHSQITRLYSRFTSLDKGENGTLSREDFQRIPELAINPLGDRIINAFFPEGEDQVNFRGFMRTLAHFRPIEDNEKSKDQNGPEPLNSRSNKLHFAFRLYDLDKDDKISRDELLQVLRMMVGVNISDEQLGSIADRTIQEADQDGDSAISFAEFVKVLEKVDVEQKMSIRFLH
- the CHP1 gene encoding calcineurin B homologous protein 1 isoform X2, which gives rise to MNAECSNYKKQMRGPRCCLSAFCCKLLESHWNVTVFKLFSSHPLFPFFEAVYLRINNKLVPISELRRRNILVVTVSHSQITRLYSRFTSLDKGENGTLSREDFQRIPELAINPLGDRIINAFFPEGEDQVNFRGFMRTLAHFRPIEDNEKSKDQNGPEPLNSRSNKLHFAFRLYDLDKDDKISRDELLQVLRMMVGVNISDEQLGSIADRTIQEADQDGDSAISFAEFVKVLEKVDVEQKMSIRFLH